The following DNA comes from Methanosarcina vacuolata Z-761.
TGGCATAAAGCTTATGGCACGACTTATACCATAACGGAAATAGTGATATATAAACCTTATTCTAAAAGATGAGGGTTCCAAAAATATTTTATGTGTTATGGCTTACCGCCATACTCCTTTTACTCCTTCTACTCCTTTTTATTCCAACCTCTTGGATAAGTTCCCGTCTCCATCATAATCCGGACCGGGGTAGCTGCAAGTCCGGTCGAAGCTTTGAGGAGCTCTTCTGTACTCATTTCAGCCTTTGCAAGGGCAACAAGCTCACCTTTAAGAGTAAACAACGCTGTAAGCTCTCCTTTCTTAAGGTTTGCATCTAGGCTTGTTATGCCCGGAACTGCCAGAGTAGCTCCTGAACAGACTGCATCTACTGCACTGTCCCGCAGGATAATTTTGGGAAGGTGAGATACAGCCGTTTCCATTGGCATGATTACACGCCGGATTTCGGACTCATCCCTGTCTTCCTTCCAGAATACATATGCATCTTTGAGATCCTGGAGAGTGACAAGTGTTTCCTCGGTAAACGGGCCTGCTTTTGTCCTTCTGAGTTCCTGCATATGTCCGCCGCAACCAAGAGCAAGCCCAATATCATGGCAAAGTTTCCTGATGTAAGTACCGGCTTCGCATCCTACACGAAAGAGCACAAAACTCCCTTCAATTTCAAGCACTTCAAGGTAATAGATCGTCCTTACCCTGACAACGCGTTTGACAGCTGATTTGATAGGAGGCATCTGGTAGATAGGGCCAGTAAATTCCTCACAGACCTTCCTGACTAGTTTTTGAGGCATTTCCTTATGAAGCTTCAAGAGACAGACGTATTCCTTTCCAGAAAGACGCAGAGCAGGGACCGCCTTTGTAGCCTTTCCAAGTAAGGCGGGCAAAAGCCCTGTAACCTTGGGATCAAGTGAGCCTGCATGCCCTGCCGTACCTACGCCCAGAATAGCTTTTACCCAGGCTGCAACCTCGTGGCTTGTCGGCCCCTTTGGTTTATCAATATTTACAACCCCTTTCTCGATATATTCGAGAATAGGGCGCTTTTCAGGGTAAGAACCGTAAGAGGGGTTTGTCCAGGCGCCGGATTTCCGGACCAGAGTTCTTTCAGTTTCGGACGGCAATTTGCCAGCAGGTGACATAGTTTTTCAAAAACTCCTGAATTGAATTTATAGACGTAAATATGATAGATATACAGTAACTTGTAAATAGGCATAATGAAAGCGAACCATAGTGAAAATAAACCCGAGATTTATAAATTTGAGAGTCATAAACCTGAAATTTATAAATTTGAGAGTCATAACCCAGAGATCTATAAATTA
Coding sequences within:
- a CDS encoding RNA-guided pseudouridylation complex pseudouridine synthase subunit Cbf5 is translated as MSPAGKLPSETERTLVRKSGAWTNPSYGSYPEKRPILEYIEKGVVNIDKPKGPTSHEVAAWVKAILGVGTAGHAGSLDPKVTGLLPALLGKATKAVPALRLSGKEYVCLLKLHKEMPQKLVRKVCEEFTGPIYQMPPIKSAVKRVVRVRTIYYLEVLEIEGSFVLFRVGCEAGTYIRKLCHDIGLALGCGGHMQELRRTKAGPFTEETLVTLQDLKDAYVFWKEDRDESEIRRVIMPMETAVSHLPKIILRDSAVDAVCSGATLAVPGITSLDANLKKGELTALFTLKGELVALAKAEMSTEELLKASTGLAATPVRIMMETGTYPRGWNKKE